One genomic segment of Streptosporangiales bacterium includes these proteins:
- a CDS encoding radical SAM protein, translating to MRWESLRTTDAGTPALPLALPDEAPARGTGRAGLAVAGPAPIEAGSAEPLAIEITAKSIINRVPAESHMSFGWTINPYRGCSHACVYCLAGDTPILMADGRSRPLADVRVGDRVYGTERHDGRRRYVVTDVLAHWRTVKPAYEVELEDGTTLVASGDHRFLTERGWKHVTGVSGDGGRRPHLTTRNQLFGFGHLPPAPEHCADYRHGYLAAALRAGVRTPVGAPFELGPLARTRSFLLAAGTRAPFGRAPDDGVDAPVPIPSRPSDQWCKGFLAGMFDAEGDCRDGVVRVAISGPEVGRHLTSALARFGFRHAVDPTARSDGLHLVGGLRECLRFLHAVDPASGPRRGIEGVVAATDARLGVVAVRPLGLDLPMYDITTGTGDFVADGVVSHNCFARKTHTYLDLDAGNDFDSKILVKVNAGELARRELSAPRWRGESIAMGTNTDPYQRAEGRYRLMREILSALRDHANPFSILTKGTLILRDVDLITQAAREARVSVAVSVGSVDEALWRSVEPGTPSPVRRLDVVRRFTDAGIGCSVLMAPVLPGLSDSPEQLERTVAAIAAAGASSVTPLVLHLRPGAREWYRAWLLREHPRLVPMYDGIYRSGSYAPKAYQRTITARVREAAERHGIGRAPRWAFRQGEEPEPEPERPEEPEQLTLG from the coding sequence ATGCGTTGGGAGTCGTTGCGCACCACCGACGCGGGCACGCCCGCGTTGCCCCTCGCCCTGCCGGACGAGGCTCCGGCCAGGGGCACCGGCAGGGCCGGTCTCGCCGTCGCGGGACCCGCGCCGATCGAGGCGGGCTCGGCCGAGCCGCTGGCGATCGAGATCACGGCGAAGTCGATCATCAACCGGGTGCCCGCCGAGTCGCACATGTCGTTCGGCTGGACGATCAACCCGTACCGCGGCTGCAGTCACGCGTGCGTCTACTGCCTGGCGGGCGACACGCCGATCCTGATGGCCGATGGGCGGAGCAGGCCGCTCGCCGACGTGCGGGTCGGTGACCGCGTCTACGGCACCGAGCGCCACGACGGGCGGCGGAGGTATGTCGTCACCGACGTGCTCGCCCACTGGCGCACGGTCAAGCCGGCGTACGAGGTGGAGCTCGAGGATGGCACCACGCTGGTCGCCAGTGGGGACCACCGGTTCCTCACCGAACGCGGCTGGAAGCACGTCACGGGAGTGTCCGGCGACGGCGGACGGCGGCCGCACCTGACCACGCGCAACCAGCTGTTCGGGTTCGGTCATCTGCCGCCGGCGCCCGAGCACTGCGCCGACTACCGGCACGGCTACCTCGCTGCCGCGCTGCGCGCCGGTGTCCGCACCCCGGTGGGCGCGCCGTTCGAGCTCGGACCGCTCGCCAGGACCCGCAGCTTCCTCCTCGCGGCCGGCACCCGCGCCCCGTTCGGCCGGGCGCCGGACGACGGGGTCGACGCCCCGGTGCCGATCCCGAGCCGACCGTCCGACCAGTGGTGCAAGGGGTTCCTCGCCGGGATGTTCGACGCCGAGGGCGACTGTCGCGACGGCGTCGTGCGCGTCGCGATATCAGGCCCCGAGGTCGGCCGCCATCTCACGTCCGCGCTGGCCAGGTTCGGCTTCCGGCACGCCGTCGACCCCACGGCGAGGTCCGACGGCCTCCACCTCGTCGGCGGGCTGCGCGAGTGCCTGCGCTTCCTGCATGCCGTCGACCCGGCGAGCGGGCCGAGGCGCGGCATCGAGGGCGTGGTCGCGGCGACCGACGCGAGGCTGGGGGTGGTCGCCGTGCGTCCGCTCGGGCTCGACCTGCCGATGTACGACATCACCACCGGCACCGGCGACTTCGTTGCCGACGGCGTGGTCAGCCACAACTGCTTCGCCCGCAAGACCCACACCTACCTCGATCTCGACGCGGGCAACGACTTCGACAGCAAGATCCTCGTCAAGGTCAACGCCGGCGAGCTGGCACGCCGTGAGCTGAGCGCCCCGCGGTGGCGCGGCGAGTCGATCGCGATGGGCACCAACACCGACCCGTACCAGCGGGCCGAGGGCCGCTACCGGCTGATGCGCGAGATCCTGTCCGCGCTCCGCGACCACGCCAACCCGTTCTCCATCCTCACCAAGGGCACCCTGATCCTGCGCGACGTCGACCTCATCACCCAGGCGGCCCGAGAAGCGCGCGTCTCGGTGGCCGTCTCCGTCGGCTCGGTCGACGAGGCCCTCTGGCGGTCGGTCGAGCCGGGCACCCCGTCGCCGGTGCGGCGGCTCGACGTCGTACGCCGCTTCACCGACGCCGGGATCGGCTGCTCGGTGTTGATGGCCCCGGTGCTGCCCGGCCTGAGCGACTCGCCCGAACAGCTCGAGCGCACGGTCGCCGCGATCGCGGCGGCGGGCGCGTCCAGCGTCACACCGCTCGTCCTCCACCTGCGGCCGGGTGCGCGGGAGTGGTACCGCGCGTGGCTGCTGCGCGAGCATCCGCGGCTGGTGCCGATGTACGACGGCATCTACCGGTCCGGCTCGTATGCGCCGAAGGCCTACCAGCGCACGATCACCGCGCGGGTGCGCGAGGCGGCGGAGCGGCACGGCATCGGCCGCGCCCCGCGCTGGGCCTTCCGCCAGGGCGAGGAGCCGGAACCGGAGCCGGAGCGACCCGAGGAGCCCGAGCAGCTCACCCTCGGCTGA